One Streptomyces sp. ML-6 genomic region harbors:
- the egtB gene encoding ergothioneine biosynthesis protein EgtB, translating to MTDSTAPTGSAPHGTDPEPLRERALAALLTARKRTALLTDSVDDRELTAQHSPLMSPLVWDLAHIGNQEELWLLREVAGRSAMRPEIDGLYDAFEHPRATRPSLPLLAPAEARSYAAEVRGRALDVLDGAELDGARPLLRSGFAFGMIAQHEQQHDETMLITHQLRSGPAVLTAPVPPAPTDAAGLAAEVLVPGGPFTMGTSTEPWALDNERPAHVREVPDFFIDTAPVTCGAYQEFIEDGGYTERRWWAPEGWAMVREHELAAPLFWHRDAGQWLRRRFGVTEVVPEDEPVLHVSWYEADAFARWAGRRLPAEAEWEKAARHDPVSGRSRRYPWGDEDPTPERANLGQRHLRPAPAGAYAAGRSPLGVGQLIGDVWEWTSSDFLPHPGFVAFPYREYSEVFFGPAHKVLRGGSFAVDPVACRGTFRNWDLPVRRQIFSGFRTARDV from the coding sequence ATGACCGATTCCACCGCACCCACCGGGTCCGCACCTCACGGGACGGACCCCGAACCGCTCCGGGAACGCGCTCTCGCCGCGCTGCTCACCGCGCGCAAACGCACCGCACTGCTCACCGACAGCGTGGACGACCGCGAACTGACCGCCCAGCACTCGCCGTTGATGTCCCCGTTGGTCTGGGACCTCGCGCACATCGGCAACCAGGAGGAGTTGTGGCTGCTGCGCGAGGTGGCCGGGCGGAGCGCGATGCGCCCGGAGATCGACGGGCTGTACGACGCCTTCGAGCATCCCCGGGCGACGCGTCCGTCGCTGCCGTTGCTGGCGCCCGCCGAGGCCCGTTCGTACGCCGCCGAGGTGCGCGGCCGGGCGCTGGACGTGCTCGACGGGGCCGAGCTGGACGGCGCCCGTCCGCTGCTGCGGTCCGGCTTCGCCTTCGGCATGATCGCCCAGCACGAACAGCAGCACGACGAAACGATGCTGATCACCCATCAGCTGCGATCCGGGCCCGCGGTGCTGACCGCTCCGGTCCCGCCCGCGCCCACCGACGCCGCGGGTCTCGCGGCGGAGGTCCTGGTCCCGGGCGGTCCGTTCACCATGGGCACGTCCACCGAGCCGTGGGCGCTGGACAACGAACGGCCGGCGCACGTGCGGGAGGTGCCGGACTTCTTCATCGACACGGCGCCGGTCACCTGCGGTGCGTACCAGGAGTTCATCGAGGACGGCGGCTACACCGAGCGGCGCTGGTGGGCGCCGGAGGGGTGGGCGATGGTCCGTGAGCACGAACTGGCGGCCCCGCTGTTCTGGCACCGGGACGCCGGGCAGTGGCTGCGCCGCCGTTTCGGCGTCACCGAGGTGGTGCCCGAGGACGAGCCGGTGCTCCATGTCAGCTGGTACGAGGCGGACGCGTTCGCCCGCTGGGCGGGACGCCGGCTGCCCGCGGAGGCGGAGTGGGAGAAGGCGGCGCGCCACGACCCGGTGTCGGGGCGTTCGCGGCGCTATCCCTGGGGGGACGAGGACCCGACCCCCGAGCGGGCGAACCTGGGGCAGCGCCATCTGCGACCCGCTCCCGCGGGTGCGTACGCGGCGGGCCGGTCGCCGCTCGGCGTGGGGCAGTTGATCGGTGACGTGTGGGAGTGGACGTCGAGCGACTTCCTGCCCCACCCCGGTTTCGTGGCGTTCCCGTACCGCGAGTACTCCGAGGTGTTCTTCGGCCCGGCCCACAAGGTGCTGCGCGGCGGTTCGTTCGCCGTGGACCCGGTGGCGTGCCGGGGGACGTTCCGCAACTGGGACCTGCCGGTGCGGCGCCAGATCTTCTCCGGTTTCCGTACCGCCAGGGATGTCTGA
- the egtA gene encoding ergothioneine biosynthesis glutamate--cysteine ligase EgtA, giving the protein MSSDTPGEHSPPGQSPPLGEGEAEDLLRGICFKTGPPRRVGVELEWLIHDRDRPRVPVSPDRLDAAAAALRALPLNAALTFEPGGQLELSSLPADSLMACIDATTADLTAVRDALDRAGLAPVGLGVDPWHSPRRLLHEPRYDAMETAFDRSGPAGRAMMCTSASVQICLDAGTEEPGPLGHERRWLLSHLLGAVLVAVFANSPYRLGRPTPWRSARQSLWAALDPWRPLAPPGLLPPRDAWAAHVLDTPVMCIRDDTGPWAVPDGLTFRDWIRTGAPRPPVRADLDYHISTLFPPVRPRGHLELRMIDAQHGADGWLVPLAVTTALFDDPEAAEAVYRVVEPLTGAAGARPAPCNPLWTAAARSGLADPALRAAATACFGIALEALPRLGVTKGVLKTVTGFHDRFTARGRCPADDLPELLAPGSPDRPGHRSEGLRS; this is encoded by the coding sequence ATGTCGTCCGACACGCCCGGAGAGCACAGTCCGCCCGGCCAGTCCCCGCCCCTCGGCGAGGGCGAGGCGGAGGATTTACTGCGTGGCATCTGCTTCAAGACGGGACCGCCCCGCAGGGTCGGCGTCGAACTCGAATGGCTCATCCACGACCGTGATCGACCCCGCGTCCCCGTCTCCCCCGACCGTCTCGACGCGGCGGCCGCCGCACTGCGGGCCCTGCCCCTGAACGCGGCGCTCACCTTCGAACCCGGCGGCCAGCTGGAACTCAGTTCGCTCCCCGCCGATTCCCTGATGGCGTGCATCGACGCCACCACCGCCGATCTCACCGCCGTGCGTGACGCCCTGGACCGGGCGGGTCTCGCCCCGGTGGGTCTGGGCGTCGACCCGTGGCACTCCCCGCGCCGGCTGCTGCACGAGCCCCGTTACGACGCCATGGAGACCGCTTTCGACCGGTCGGGGCCGGCCGGCCGCGCCATGATGTGCACCAGCGCGTCCGTCCAGATCTGCCTGGACGCCGGGACGGAGGAGCCGGGGCCGCTGGGTCACGAACGGCGCTGGCTCCTCTCCCACCTGCTGGGCGCGGTCCTGGTGGCGGTGTTCGCGAACTCGCCCTACCGGCTCGGCCGCCCGACGCCGTGGCGGTCCGCCCGGCAGTCGCTCTGGGCGGCTCTCGATCCCTGGCGCCCCCTGGCTCCGCCCGGCCTGCTGCCGCCGCGCGACGCCTGGGCCGCGCACGTCCTGGACACGCCGGTGATGTGCATCCGGGACGACACCGGCCCCTGGGCGGTGCCGGACGGGCTGACGTTCCGCGACTGGATCCGCACCGGCGCGCCGAGACCACCGGTGCGCGCCGATCTCGACTACCACATCAGCACGCTCTTCCCTCCGGTGCGCCCGCGCGGGCACCTGGAGCTCCGCATGATCGACGCGCAGCACGGTGCGGACGGGTGGCTGGTGCCGCTCGCCGTCACCACCGCCCTGTTCGACGATCCGGAGGCCGCCGAGGCGGTGTACCGCGTCGTGGAGCCGCTGACCGGGGCGGCCGGTGCGCGGCCCGCGCCGTGCAATCCGCTCTGGACGGCCGCCGCCCGCAGCGGTCTGGCCGATCCCGCGCTGCGGGCGGCGGCCACCGCCTGCTTCGGGATCGCGCTGGAGGCGCTGCCCCGGCTGGGGGTCACGAAGGGCGTGCTGAAGACGGTGACCGGGTTCCACGACCGGTTCACCGCACGGGGCCGATGTCCGGCCGACGATCTTCCCGAACTGCTCGCGCCGGGCTCGCCCGACCGGCCGGGCCACCGTTCCGAGGGACTGCGCTCATGA
- a CDS encoding TIGR02452 family protein has protein sequence MSARLRGIARETEAIVRAGRYRTGDGREVSIERALTAALSGTKLYGPEPVPVAALDSDRTPVVEVTDESSLRAAHRMTTEGPGKVAVLNYASARNPGGGYLNGAQAQEEALCRGSALYATLLRAPDYYAHHRAERSAFYTDRVIHSPGVPVLRDDRGALLDTPYTVGFLTSPAPNAGVIRKSTPEEAHRIPAALASRAERVLEVAAVRGYRRLVLGAWGCGVFRNDPAEVAGAFRALLLDGGRFAGHFEQIVFGILDRNPESATRAAFDRTFGDRPRR, from the coding sequence GTGAGCGCCCGCCTGCGCGGCATCGCGCGTGAGACCGAGGCCATCGTCCGGGCCGGCCGCTACCGCACCGGGGACGGGCGGGAGGTGAGCATCGAACGCGCCCTGACCGCCGCACTCTCGGGCACGAAGCTGTACGGACCGGAGCCGGTGCCGGTCGCGGCACTCGACTCCGACCGCACACCCGTCGTCGAGGTCACCGACGAGAGCAGCCTGCGGGCGGCCCACCGGATGACCACCGAGGGCCCCGGCAAGGTCGCCGTCCTGAACTACGCCTCCGCCCGCAACCCCGGCGGCGGCTACCTCAACGGCGCACAGGCCCAGGAGGAGGCCCTGTGCCGCGGCTCCGCCCTGTACGCCACCCTGCTGCGCGCCCCCGACTACTACGCCCACCACCGCGCCGAACGCAGCGCCTTCTACACCGACCGGGTGATCCACTCACCCGGCGTGCCGGTGCTCCGCGACGACCGGGGCGCACTGCTCGACACCCCGTACACCGTCGGTTTCCTCACCTCACCGGCGCCCAACGCCGGAGTCATCCGCAAAAGCACCCCCGAGGAGGCCCACCGCATCCCCGCCGCGCTCGCCTCCCGGGCCGAGCGGGTGCTGGAGGTGGCGGCGGTGCGGGGGTACCGCAGGCTGGTGCTGGGCGCCTGGGGCTGCGGTGTGTTCCGCAACGACCCGGCGGAGGTGGCCGGTGCGTTCCGGGCACTGCTCCTGGACGGCGGCAGGTTCGCCGGGCACTTCGAGCAGATCGTCTTCGGCATCCTCGACCGGAACCCCGAATCCGCCACCCGGGCCGCCTTCGACCGGACGTTCGGCGACCGGCCCCGGCGGTAG
- a CDS encoding type II toxin-antitoxin system PemK/MazF family toxin, whose protein sequence is MAIQHRDDRVTHPDDFPGRTGPAATREAEPREVGPVRTSYAPDRDGDPDPGEIVWTWVPFEEGDGRGKDRPVLVVAREEAGTLLAVQLSSKQHDRDHEWVALGAGPWDGSGRPSWVDLDRVLRVHEDGMRREACALDRNRFDLVAGRLRERYGWS, encoded by the coding sequence ATGGCCATCCAGCACCGTGACGACCGCGTCACCCACCCGGACGACTTCCCCGGCCGCACCGGCCCGGCCGCCACCCGTGAGGCGGAACCGCGCGAGGTGGGCCCGGTCCGCACCTCGTACGCCCCCGACCGGGACGGCGACCCCGACCCCGGCGAGATCGTCTGGACCTGGGTTCCGTTCGAGGAGGGCGACGGGCGCGGCAAGGACCGTCCGGTCCTGGTGGTGGCCCGTGAGGAGGCGGGCACCCTGCTCGCCGTGCAGCTGTCCAGCAAGCAGCACGACCGGGACCACGAGTGGGTGGCGCTGGGGGCCGGGCCGTGGGACGGCTCGGGCCGCCCGTCGTGGGTCGATCTGGACCGGGTCCTGCGGGTGCACGAGGACGGGATGCGGCGGGAGGCGTGCGCGCTGGACCGGAACAGGTTCGATCTGGTCGCCGGGCGGCTGCGGGAGCGCTACGGCTGGAGCTGA